A segment of the Triticum urartu cultivar G1812 chromosome 1, Tu2.1, whole genome shotgun sequence genome:
AATACAGGAAGGCAAAACAATGGATTTGCTTCCTGGCATAATATGGGGAACCCATTTTCTTTCAAGTTAGAGAATGGCTCTGCGGAATCCCCCAAGGGCAATGTGCTGTTCAACTCATCAGTTGGCAATGGAAATAATTCACCATTTGATGAAGAGAATGAAGACCTTCTTGCTGATTTCATTGATGAAGATAGTCAATTGCCCAGTAGGACATTGAAAACAAAAATTGTGAAAGGCAATACTTCACATTGGAAAGATGGAGACATTTCATCACAGACAGGATCATCACTTTCTTTGTTAAGGTATCAAATACTTATGTACCTTAACTTGAGAAATTCCTATAACATAACTGCCTAAGCTAAGCTGTCACTGCTTCACTGGAATCAGGATGATGGATAAATACGCTAGACTTATGCAAAAGCTGGAAATGGTCAATGTTGAGCTTTTTAAGGTCAGTTATGGTGTCAAAAGATTTTTGTTGCGGTAAATTGCATGCATTTGAAGTTTGTGGAATATCTTCTGCTGTTCATACTTAACAACTTATTCCAGGGCATGTTCCAACTTTTTGGCATCTTTTATCACCACATATACGAGACATTTGGGTACCAGGACAGGAGTCAAAGTGGCAAGCCACTACCTGATTCTCAATCATGTATGGGTTATGCTTTATCCAACATTTTTCTTGGCTCGTGGTTCTTTGCTATTAATGCAAATTCATGATTGCTGATTTGGAGCTCGTATGTCCTTTCTGATGCTTGTGTTGTATTCAGTTCGGCTTAAAGCGGCTTTATCAAAAATAACACAAGACTCTGATCAGTGGATTAAACCACAGAACAGTTTGTATCCATCTTCATCACCTTTATCAATTGGTTCAACTATTGCCCAAATGGATGTGATGCCTACTGCGCCCCCAAGCTCGATGTTCACCTCCTATGGGCTAAAGGTAACAGCTTGTTTTACATGGCTATGCTTATAGCCTTATGTATGTGCACTTTAACATATTTTTAGTATTTGGAACTGAGTACAGTACTCACCATAAATTTAATGTTTGCCTGTCATAGACAACACATTTGGCTTGAGCTTGCTTCATAAGAATTCAGGTCATGTCTGTTAATTCATGGTTTCATGCAGCCCTTGGAGTTATTAAGAGGCCGTGAATGAAGTTCCATAACATTAGCGACATGTCTATATTTTCATGGCTTCAGCATTAACTGCTCCAATATGTTTCTAAATTTAAAAAGATAAACTCGCAGCTGTGATGAATTTAGTACATTCATTTCTGCTGGTTACCATGGAACAGTTTTCCATATTTGGTTCACGGTTTTCTTTTAATAGCCAATTGCTCCCCTTGGCACCTCAGCCtacaaaaacgtcttatattttgatacGGAGGGGGTAGCTTATATTGATTTGTGTGAATATGAGAAAGAAGTTATAGCAGCTGGTTATTGGGAAGGCAAAACTTTTGGATGTAATGTGAGGGGATGCCGAGTCCTTTTAGCCTTGTGAAGTTACTTGTGGATAGTGAGGAGAGCAGAGTCCTTGTCATTGTCGGCCTATAACTGGAGTATGgtggagaaagtggagggcaAAAGTAAGAAAAAACAAATATTGTCTGCAGATGATTTTCATGTACAAATTAATGGAGGATTATGTGTCATTTAAAAAAGGGCACAATGGAAAGAATCTAGATGTAGGACTGGGAGAAATTTATAAGGTGTAGGCATGAGGCTGATGTGATCCTTCCTTTATGATAACATCCTTACATAAGTCCTTGAACGCGTGCCTCACTATCAGTGTAATTCTCTCATGAACTAGGTCAAActgaaaattttgttttctgAAGTTTCCTTCTGCTTAATTAGGTGTTTAAAAAGCATATGACTAGCAGATTATTTTTGTGCCTGAACATATGCTTTATAAAGCGCCATGGATGCTATTATAAGCTTTTTCTTCACATTAGTATAAGAAAAATGTATGTCTGTATGTCCACAATCCCCATAGTTCCATATCCCAGTTTACCTTAAACCTACTATTATGAGTGGGGAGTGAATACCTGAATCTATATTTGGAACTTTTCCTTTTCTCACAGGAGAGATGCGCAGCTGCCGAAACAGTATCACTGGTTGCTCGAGTTTTGACCAGATCTAGAGTCCACCTACATTCTGTGTTGTCTCAAAATAATACTTCTGTTGTTGAAGAGTTTTTTGGGACATTGGTAAATCTCGACTTTCGTTGTAACTGCTGCTGCTATTGTCCATGGTACGTTCTGTGTAAATGCTGAAATCTGCCATTTTTCTTGTTTATGATAGGTGGACACAGTTCCAGACTTGGCTGAGCACATTCATAGAACAAGTGCACGGATGCTTTTGCATATCAATGGGTATGCTGAATAAACTTTTCATGTGTTTCGCGAATCCCTTGAAATTTGGTGTCATTAATATTTCTTTTGGCCGAGTATAACTTGGGTGAGATAGGCATCTCCATAGATGCTATTAGAAGTATATAACAATAGTATCTTGCTCAGCTACTGCATTTGATGTGCTTTTCAGGTATCCGGATAAGATAGCAAATGCCAAATGGGAGGTCAAGGAGCTTGGCACAGACCACAATGGGTATGGTTATATTTAAGCCGCTTTTTTGCCAGGAGCTTGAAAATTCTTGCTTTGAGTCTCTCTCTTTGGCCCCTTTTTTATGTTCCGTTTGAATATTCTCTGGCACTGTGTCTTATTCACTTGTGCATTATAGTTTTCAAATTAAATCCATCAATTTGCATGCGATGTTGATGGAGTTCTATGGCTATATAGTATTGCTTCCTTTCTATGTCTTGCAAAGTTTAGTTTTTGAAAGATAAAATCACACCTTCTACGCTTGCAGTCAGTGTTACTCCCTGGTACTGTGAAGCTGAATACATGATGCTCTGAAAGTGCCACTGATTATTGTTTGGTTTGGACCTTTTTTTCTATTCCAGTTACGTTGATTTATTATTGGGCGAATTCAAACATTACAAAACAAGATTGGATCATGGAGGAATTTCTAAGGAGGTTAGCGTGAGCCAGTTAACTGAATATTTTTCTCTTTAGTATCACTTGACTTTGTTTATTACGCGTGTGTTAACTAAATTTTTACTCCCTCTGTTTCAAAATAAGTGctgtggttttagttcaaatttgctaaaaccacgacacttattttggaacggagggagtaactttCCAGAATTCAAGAATCTATGCATTTGTTCCTCCTAACAAAATTTTGATGATTACCGATATTGAAGGCAAATAAATTTCTCATGTTCTCCCCAGCTCCAACACCTCTTGCTGGACTATGGCATAGAGAGCATTGCAGAAGTGTTAGTTGAAGGGCTGTCTAGAGTGAAAAGGTGCACTGATGAAGGGCGTGCATTGATGTCACTTGACCTTCAGGTTGTAATCTTACGCAGTGATGTTTTGTGAGTTGATGAAAGGCATGGAGCAAGACTTGGTATAAGAGTTTTGCTGTTCTTTCAGGTATTGATCAATGGACTGCAACACATAGTATCGTCAAATGTTAAGCCGAGGCTACAAATTGTGGAGACTTTCGTGAAGGTATGTAACACAGATTTGTTGAACCATCATGTGCATACCAGTACCTTAAGGACTGGCTTAACCAGCGAACGTCAGCTGGGAAGCATGGCAATTTATGTTGGCCGAGGATGGCAAGTTTAGTTGGCAAGCATGGCAAATCTGCCTCAGTTCAGTTTTTTGCCAGGATTTGCTGTGCTTGCAAAGTAAAATTGACATCCTCACGACAGTATAAATTGCCATAAAAAAACGTTTGATTTGCCATCCCCTCCCAGCGAACGTCAGCTGAATAGCATTGCCGTAATTTAATGGCATTAGTTCTGCCTGGAGTACCTTCTACACGGACGTCATTTAACCTTGTGTTTCATTTCCCATATAAATTCGGTATTGACAAAGACCATTGCTGTTAACGATTCTTCCTTGAATAAAACAGGCTTATTATTTGCCAGAGACGGAGTATGTCCACTGGGCACGGTCTCATCCAGTAAGAACTCGGAGAATCTTACTAGAAGCTCATTTTAAACTAGAAGATGCAAATAATTTACACCGTCTATCGCTGCGTAACTCTGTAGGAATACAGCAAGAGCCAGGTTGTTGGGCTGGTTAACCTCGTGGCCACCATGAAAGGATGGAAAAGGAAAACGAGGTTAGAAACCATTGAGAAGATCGAGGCAGCGTCGTAGGTGAAGGCTGTGGTTTGTAACCGTTTCATTTTTGTTTGCTCCAGCTGCATATAGAGCTGTTTTCCTCTTATATTTTTGGTCTGCATCGATATTGTCAATTCTTTCAACCTCTTTACATTTTGATGCTACCATCATTATCCTTCCTTGGTGTATATTTATGGGACAAGAGCCTTGTATCATAGTGATTTAGCTGGGTTAGCAACCAGAAGCAAACGAACAGTACAGTACTGTATGTACACCGTACATGACGAGCGTTGGCTCAATAAATACGAAATCGAATAGCCATCCAGGTATGCGAACGTGCTGCTCGTCCTCAGCTTTCTGCACGCGTCTTAAATGACAGCAATTGCGCGTCATGGATGCAGCAGATTGCGGTGTTAAAATTTCAAATGAATGATGCTGTAATAATGCCCATATCGGAACCATAATGATACGATACGGGCTCTGCTGCGTTCACCCGTATGGAAATCGTATACGTACACACAGCAATTTACCTAGAAAAGTTGCGCCCAGAATAGTGTTCCCCGGCAAGGCAGAAGGATTTGAGGACGACGTGATGATGGGGGCCTGGAAGGCTGCAACGGGCATCAGGAGATCTCCCCGGCCGTACGCCGTCTCCTCTCGCAGCGCCTGCGGCCGGACTATTCCAGGACAGAAACTGCCTGCGAACACTGAACACCCCCCAACACATTCATGAGCACCAGTGGTGGCGGAATCATTCCGCCTCACGAGCTGCGGGCGCCAAAAAGCTGCAGAAACTTCGGTAAAAGTCACGGCGGCATATCATTGCTAGTTTGTACCACTGCTCTCTTTACCTCTGCACGGATGATTCCTCCTCTCCCCTGCGGCCTGCATCGCGCAGGGCCAGATTTTTATAGTAACAAGATGCGGCCGTCGCTGTGTGATCCACTGAAGGGAAGGAGTTAAGAATCCATTAGGAACCAGGGTTGCAATCAAAGGGAAACAGAACGCCACCAAGCGGCCAACGTAGGCGACAGCGACGGACGGAGACAGCAGCTCGCAGCGCCCGCATAGGGCCGGCCGCGCCGGCGTACGAGGCGCCCCACGCCAACCATCGTGCAAAGAAGCCAGGATTATTCCATAGAAAACTGCTCAAAATCACTGACGAATCACAGTATCTCTCGTGCCCTAGCTTGCCCTAAGCATGGCAGCGACCCACTTGGCCTTGTTCGGTTAACAATCCTCATGCTATGGGATTAGACTCTGAGATGGTTGGAGGGAATTGAGGGGATTTTGGATTTATTAATCCCAATCCCTCCAAACAGAACAAGGCTAAAATTCCAGAGAAAATAAACACAGGACTGAAGAACAAATAAGCAGTATGGAGTGCTTGTATTGGGAACGAGACTGCTTGGACTGGTACATAGGCAGATACAGCATCGATCGAGCGTCTCATTACACATCTATACAGCCTGCACTCCATCTCCATGGAAGGGAATTTAAACCTATTATTACACTATGGAAGAAGGAAATTTAACCTGTTACAAGTTTACcactagtactattactccattGCCCACGGCGCTACGGGGTATCACATACAGTAAAAAGAAAGAACTGCTCCTGCTACTACTGCTACCTAGCTACGGGTACCACGAACTGACCTAATCGAGTAGTAGTAGCATAGAGCACGAGTACAGCAGTAAAAACGCGGTACCAAATCTTACACTAGCTGCCTACCGCGACCAGCACCGGCAGGCCAAAGCGGCTTGGCCGGCCGGGAGGCGCGCGTCCTGCTGGCGAGCTAGCTCTTGCTGGGccccggcgacggcgaggcgctCGGCGGCGCCACCCTGCGGCGCTTGAGCTTGGCCTTCttctcgggcggcggcggcggcgcgtgcgggcGCCAGAAGAGGCGCTCCAGCTCCTCCAGCCGCAGGCTGAACACCTCCACCTCAAACAGCCGCTTCCGGCACGGCGCGGCCGGCGCCCGCGGCTTCCTCGGCGCCGGCGGGCACGTCGCGGACGCCTGCTTCAGCTCGCTCCCGGCGCCTGTCGGCGTCCGGCAGCACTGCTCCTCCCACGCGCCTGCCTGCTGGTCCGCTCCTCCTGCTCCGCCGGCCGCTCCTGCGGCGACGTCTCCGCGCGGGGCAAGCGGCGAGCGGCACGGGGAGAAGGCCGGCGCCGGCTTGTAGAACTCGGGCGACGCCGACATGGTTGGTCTCGAATCTCGATGCCGGCCGGGGGCACCTACTCTTGTGCCTGCCAGAGAGAAAGAAGacggaagaaggaagaaggaagaaggaagggAGAGCTTCTTGGGTTGGTGGTGGTGCGTGGCGTATGGTGGCGGCGCGTGCGGGGTAGTGGAGGGAACgagggagctcgaggaggaggagggggaggaggggaggtTGCTTGGGGCACTTTGTTGCTGATGCGATGCGAGGTGGGTTTAGCTGGGGATATGCTCCGGTTTTGGGAGAAAGGGCCCGCCTTTGTAGCCGCACTTTTGTACTGGGCGCGTGTCCTTTTGTGCCCACCACGGCTAGTTCGATTTCGTTTTTGCGTTTAGGTCCTTGTACTACTGTTTCTCTTCTCTTTGTACTACTATAGTTTAGTTGTAGTACATACAGATACAGGTGGTGGTGCGGCTAGGATAGGACTACCGGCAGTGGAGCCTTTGTTGGCCGTATTTGACCTAAACTCCGCTTCACTTTTACCTCATCTTATCCTAAGCAACCcaaactactccctctgtctcatAATAGAGGAGTGTTTTTTAACACTACACTTTCAACCGTCTAACTAAAGTCTGCACTCTCCCTCTTTCATAACGCATAACGTCTTACACATAGACATTAAGTCATAcatattttttcctttttttttccGAAAAGGCATACATATTTTCTAACGAGGAAAACATATCCTACCATCCGGTGGTTTTACATTTCATGTCATATATACCCCTCCGTACATAAGAGTGTTTTTGACACTACTATCATATGGtaatatatactccctccgttccttaaTAAAGGGTGTATAGTTTTTGGGAAAATTTCATAAGTTTTGGGCAAGATTACACCTAACTAATTTACATGAGAAAATAGAGGAGCTTGCCTAATATAAGGAAATGTAATCAATTCCCTAAAAACATTATCCAGACGAGTGGTACAACGCAATACATCTTATATTTCGGATTTTTTTCTCAAAAATCTATATaccttatatcaaggaacggagggagtattacttTATTCATTTAAGTATGTTCATATACTATATCTAAGATCAAAGCAAACTATATGAAAAAAAACTACACGTGAGTCCATAATTTTTTGCATTTTTTAAATTTATATTTATAcgtataaaaaaataaaaaagtatATACAACCTAAAAAGCATATATACTAGCTACTATGCGTGCATACTCTCTGGTTTGATAGATACTGCATACAACATTCAAAACTCATGTGAGTGTAACAACCATCAGGTGATAGAAAACATTTCTCCTTTTCGAAATAATACTTCTTAGTTTGGGAAAaattgtttttgccactctaacTTTTGCCAATTTTACTTATGCCATTCTaaatttgacatttcacttttgccattATAGCTTTTGATAATGTATCACAACTGCCATTTTGTGACAAAAGCCAAAAGTATTATTTTTTACTTTTGTCACTATTAGCATTTGAcaatgtatcacaattgccactccAATTCTTTTTGCTTTTGCCACGGAATGTCAATTGTGATACACTGTCACAatctaagagtggcaaaagttaAATGTCAAATTTGAGAGTGGCATAAGTAAAATTAGCAAAATCTAGAGTGGTAGAAACAAAATTTCCCCTTTCAGTTTTGATATTAAAAATATAGAAAGATTCTTGAAAACATGTCAGTTAAGTTAGTTATCTTAGAAGTCATCATCACATTAAATAACAATTTTGTGAGCGAATCTCATGAATTGTGTTAGTATCAATTCCACAACAAAAAAAATGGATAAATCTAC
Coding sequences within it:
- the LOC125533742 gene encoding cyclin-dependent protein kinase inhibitor SMR1-like, which produces MSASPEFYKPAPAFSPCRSPLAPRGDVAAGAAGGAGGADQQAGAWEEQCCRTPTGAGSELKQASATCPPAPRKPRAPAAPCRKRLFEVEVFSLRLEELERLFWRPHAPPPPPEKKAKLKRRRVAPPSASPSPGPSKS